A stretch of Pseudomonas sp. 7SR1 DNA encodes these proteins:
- a CDS encoding aldo/keto reductase, with amino-acid sequence MKTRQLGQQGPFVSAIGLGCMGMSDFYTTGVDEPEAIATLHRALELGVTLFDTADMYGPYTNEELLGRALRGKREGICLASKFGLVRSDDPHARGVNGRPEYVRQSVEGSLRRLGTDYLDLYYQHRIDPQVPVEETVGAMAELVRAGKVRHIGICEASAETIRRAHGVHPLAAVQSEYSLWSRDPQHNDVLETCRRLGIAFVAYSPLGRGFLTGELKSPDDFAADDYRRFSPRFQADNFNRNLALVDRVKSMAASKGISASQLALAWVLAQGEHVIPIPGTKQRKYLESNVAAAAVALSAAELGQLDEIFGAKGVVAGERYGAQTMSLLNG; translated from the coding sequence ATGAAGACCCGCCAATTAGGCCAGCAAGGCCCCTTCGTTTCCGCCATCGGCCTGGGCTGCATGGGCATGTCGGATTTCTACACCACGGGCGTGGACGAACCAGAGGCCATCGCCACCCTGCATCGTGCGCTGGAACTGGGAGTGACGCTGTTCGACACGGCTGACATGTATGGGCCGTACACCAATGAGGAGTTGCTCGGTCGTGCCCTGCGCGGCAAGCGCGAGGGCATCTGCCTGGCGAGCAAGTTCGGCCTGGTGCGCAGCGACGATCCCCATGCCCGGGGCGTCAATGGTCGCCCCGAATACGTCAGGCAATCGGTCGAAGGCAGCCTCAGGCGCCTCGGCACCGATTATCTCGACCTGTACTACCAGCACCGCATTGACCCGCAGGTCCCGGTCGAGGAGACGGTCGGCGCCATGGCCGAACTGGTCAGGGCCGGCAAGGTGCGCCACATCGGCATTTGCGAAGCCAGCGCCGAAACCATCCGCAGGGCCCATGGGGTGCATCCCCTGGCGGCGGTCCAGAGCGAATACTCGTTATGGTCCCGCGACCCGCAACACAACGACGTGCTGGAGACATGCCGACGCCTGGGCATCGCGTTCGTTGCCTACAGCCCTTTGGGCCGTGGTTTCCTGACAGGGGAATTGAAGAGCCCGGACGACTTCGCCGCCGATGACTATCGCCGCTTCAGCCCACGGTTCCAGGCAGACAATTTCAATCGCAACCTGGCGCTGGTGGATCGGGTCAAGTCCATGGCCGCGAGCAAGGGCATCAGCGCTTCGCAACTGGCCCTGGCCTGGGTACTGGCCCAGGGCGAACATGTGATCCCTATCCCGGGCACCAAGCAACGCAAATACCTGGAAAGCAACGTGGCGGCGGCAGCGGTCGCATTGAGTGCTGCCGAACTGGGCCAGCTCGATGAGATTTTCGGCGCCAAAGGCGTGGTCGCGGGTGAGCGGTACGGTGCCCAGACGATGAGCTTGCTCAATGGTTGA
- a CDS encoding LysR family transcriptional regulator: protein MDRLQAMQVFRRIVELGGFGKAADDLGLPRATVSLLIQQLEAHLGVQLLQRTTRQVRATLDGEAYYQRCGQLLDDLDDLEGSMSAQRSQPCGTLKVDMPIAFGCTWILPHLQDFYQRYPLLRLDLGFHDHQVHLQREGVDCAIRAGNITDQALVARPVVRLSQLTCASPDYLARSGTPRRLEDLAEHRAVSFGAGNGRYFPFEFEMAGQVREWQVPGELTVNNADAYVTACEAGFGLIQAPRYHVQRQLAEGRLVEVLQAFAVPAWPISLVYPPHRQLSPRVRVFIDWVIELLHGIAQARRELMVKA, encoded by the coding sequence ATGGACCGGTTACAGGCAATGCAAGTGTTCCGACGTATCGTCGAGCTGGGCGGTTTTGGCAAGGCTGCGGACGATCTGGGATTGCCACGGGCCACGGTCAGCCTGTTGATCCAGCAACTGGAAGCGCACCTGGGGGTGCAATTGCTCCAGCGCACCACCCGGCAGGTGCGGGCGACACTCGACGGCGAGGCCTACTATCAGCGTTGCGGCCAGCTGTTGGACGATCTGGACGATCTGGAAGGCTCGATGTCGGCGCAACGCAGTCAGCCTTGCGGCACGTTGAAAGTGGACATGCCGATTGCCTTTGGCTGCACCTGGATCCTGCCGCACCTGCAAGACTTCTATCAGCGATACCCGCTGTTGCGATTGGACCTGGGCTTTCATGACCACCAGGTGCACCTGCAGCGCGAAGGGGTGGATTGTGCTATCCGGGCCGGCAATATCACGGACCAGGCGCTGGTGGCGCGGCCGGTCGTACGCTTGAGCCAGTTGACGTGCGCCAGCCCGGACTATCTCGCCCGTTCCGGCACGCCGCGCCGGCTGGAGGATCTGGCGGAACATCGCGCTGTCAGCTTCGGGGCGGGCAATGGACGGTATTTCCCGTTCGAATTCGAGATGGCAGGGCAGGTGCGTGAGTGGCAAGTGCCGGGTGAGCTGACGGTCAACAATGCCGATGCCTACGTGACGGCGTGTGAAGCCGGCTTTGGCCTGATCCAGGCCCCGCGGTACCACGTGCAACGGCAACTGGCCGAGGGGCGTCTGGTGGAGGTGCTGCAGGCCTTTGCCGTACCGGCCTGGCCGATTTCGCTGGTGTACCCGCCGCACCGCCAGCTCTCGCCCCGGGTACGGGTATTCATCGACTGGGTGATCGAGCTGCTGCACGGGATCGCGCAGGCGCGGCGAGAACTGATGGTCAAGGCTTGA
- a CDS encoding efflux transporter outer membrane subunit encodes MPPTPRFAVMLCFGMVAGCAAGPDYSEPDLQLPAHFSTQAPAPGPDSVARTDLARWWGAFNDPLLNQLVRQALEQNLDLAQASARIEQARAGLGAANAALLPSATVDAQAARSRQSLETPLGQVLNSTPSYNRYGNAYEANLNAGWELDISGGLRRGKEAALAEYQASQAAAVATRLAVVAQTADLYVSIRGLQTRLDIARQQVKTREQLLSTIEHLYAKGLAPELQLHQTQGSLTQAQASVPVLQAGLDAAMNALDVLLGKPPGTYRGQFTEPGAIPGVPNLADMGAVADLLRRRPDLIVAERRLAAANARIGQATSEYYPKLSLGALLGTATAVSSGNLFSNDASQASAVLGLRWRLFDFARIDAQIDLAKGQEAEALAAYRQSVLRACEDVETSLSALINRQQQSIHLVQGESAYAKARSTSFAAYEKGVVSLIEVLDADEHLLAAADGRAQAQTESARAAIATFKALGGGWQHDGVDARFISKAP; translated from the coding sequence ATGCCCCCTACTCCCCGTTTTGCCGTCATGCTGTGCTTCGGTATGGTCGCGGGCTGCGCGGCAGGTCCCGACTACTCCGAGCCCGACCTGCAATTGCCGGCGCATTTTTCCACCCAGGCGCCCGCACCGGGGCCGGATAGCGTTGCAAGAACCGACCTCGCCCGTTGGTGGGGCGCGTTCAACGACCCGCTCCTGAACCAGCTGGTTCGCCAGGCACTCGAGCAGAACCTGGACCTGGCCCAGGCCAGCGCAAGGATCGAACAGGCTCGCGCCGGACTGGGCGCCGCCAACGCAGCGCTGCTGCCGTCGGCCACCGTCGATGCCCAGGCCGCCCGGTCTCGCCAATCTTTGGAGACGCCGCTGGGCCAGGTGTTGAATTCAACCCCCTCCTACAACCGCTATGGCAACGCCTATGAGGCAAACTTGAACGCGGGCTGGGAACTCGACATCTCCGGTGGGCTGCGCCGCGGCAAAGAGGCCGCCCTGGCCGAGTACCAGGCCTCCCAGGCCGCAGCGGTGGCGACCCGCCTGGCGGTCGTGGCGCAAACGGCGGACCTCTATGTCAGCATCCGCGGCCTGCAGACACGCCTGGACATCGCCCGGCAGCAAGTCAAGACCCGGGAACAGCTTCTTTCCACCATCGAGCACTTGTATGCAAAGGGCCTGGCGCCCGAATTGCAGTTGCACCAGACCCAAGGATCGCTGACCCAGGCCCAGGCCAGCGTACCGGTCCTGCAAGCGGGCCTCGATGCAGCCATGAACGCACTGGACGTCCTGCTGGGCAAGCCACCGGGCACCTACCGCGGACAGTTCACCGAACCTGGCGCCATTCCGGGCGTGCCGAACCTGGCGGACATGGGCGCCGTGGCCGATCTCTTGCGGCGACGCCCGGACCTGATCGTCGCCGAGCGTCGCCTTGCGGCAGCCAACGCACGCATCGGGCAAGCCACTTCCGAGTACTACCCGAAACTCTCCCTGGGTGCGTTGCTGGGCACTGCCACGGCGGTGTCCAGTGGCAACCTGTTCAGCAATGACGCCAGCCAGGCTTCGGCGGTGCTGGGATTGCGTTGGAGACTGTTCGACTTCGCCCGCATCGATGCCCAGATCGACTTGGCGAAAGGCCAGGAAGCCGAAGCCCTGGCGGCCTATCGGCAGTCCGTCCTGCGGGCTTGCGAAGATGTCGAAACCTCCCTCTCGGCCTTGATCAATCGACAGCAACAGTCGATTCACCTGGTCCAGGGCGAATCCGCCTATGCCAAGGCTCGCTCGACCTCATTCGCAGCCTATGAGAAAGGCGTGGTCAGCCTGATCGAAGTGCTGGACGCCGACGAGCACCTCCTGGCGGCGGCGGATGGCAGGGCCCAGGCGCAAACCGAATCGGCTCGCGCCGCGATCGCCACCTTCAAGGCACTGGGTGGAGGCTGGCAACACGACGGCGTCGATGCCCGTTTCATTTCGAAAGCCCCCTGA
- a CDS encoding TetR/AcrR family transcriptional regulator translates to MNQPSPPSPSVRGPADHDIRDQIVAAANEHFSQYGYGKTTVSDLAKAIGFSKAYIYKFFDSKQAIGEAICSNCLGKIVDAVEQAIEVEGLSSTERLRRLVKALVETGVSLFFNERKLYDIAAFSAMERWPSSQVYSARIRRFVLDIVREGRESGEFERKTPLDETVEAIHLSLRPFTNPLLLQYNLDYVEQAPTLISNLILRSLMP, encoded by the coding sequence ATGAACCAGCCATCCCCCCCATCGCCCAGCGTTCGCGGCCCTGCCGATCACGACATTCGAGACCAGATCGTCGCGGCGGCCAACGAGCACTTCAGCCAGTATGGCTACGGCAAGACCACGGTGTCCGACCTGGCCAAGGCCATCGGCTTTTCCAAGGCCTATATCTACAAATTCTTCGACTCCAAGCAGGCGATCGGCGAAGCCATCTGCTCCAACTGCCTGGGGAAGATCGTCGACGCCGTGGAACAGGCCATCGAGGTTGAAGGCCTGTCCAGCACCGAACGTCTGCGGCGCCTGGTCAAGGCCCTGGTCGAGACGGGCGTGAGCCTGTTTTTCAATGAGCGCAAGCTCTACGACATCGCGGCGTTTTCCGCGATGGAGCGCTGGCCCAGCTCGCAGGTCTATAGCGCCCGGATCAGGCGCTTCGTGCTGGATATCGTGCGCGAAGGGCGGGAATCGGGTGAGTTCGAGCGCAAGACCCCCCTGGACGAAACCGTCGAGGCGATCCATCTGTCGCTGCGTCCGTTCACCAACCCGCTGTTATTGCAGTACAACCTCGACTACGTCGAGCAAGCCCCCACCCTGATCTCCAACCTGATCCTGCGCAGCCTGATGCCATAA
- a CDS encoding efflux RND transporter periplasmic adaptor subunit, with protein MIPRHSLSFMLLGLLSCALVACSETAPPDPRLQTPLVRVEVVQPADPAKRVFTGIVAARVQSDLGFRVSGKVLERLVDTGQSVKRGQPLMRIDANDLRLAARAQQQAVLAATARARQAADDELRYRDLVSIGAVSASAYAAIKATADSAKAQLNAAQAEADVAANATSYSTLVADADGVVVDTLAEPGQVVSAGQVVVRVAHSGQREAVIQLPETLRPALGSPATVERYGQHRSGASAYLRQLSDSADRQTRTFEARYVLDGALANATLGSTITVAIADGQAANGNDVQVPIAALHDAGKGPGVWVVAGDPGQVTWRPVTIQALNNAETARVTGALQAGERIVALGAHLLSEGQQVRSESPVSLRTPVAEVAR; from the coding sequence ATGATCCCGCGCCATTCCCTGTCATTCATGCTGCTTGGTTTGTTGTCATGTGCCCTGGTGGCCTGCAGTGAGACCGCGCCGCCCGATCCGCGCCTGCAAACACCTCTCGTACGGGTCGAAGTGGTGCAGCCGGCCGATCCCGCGAAACGGGTATTCACCGGTATCGTCGCGGCACGGGTGCAGAGTGACCTCGGTTTCCGGGTCTCCGGCAAAGTGCTGGAGCGGCTGGTGGATACCGGCCAGAGCGTCAAGCGCGGGCAGCCGCTGATGCGCATCGATGCCAATGACTTGAGGCTGGCCGCCCGTGCACAGCAGCAGGCAGTGCTGGCAGCCACGGCACGGGCCCGCCAGGCCGCTGACGATGAACTTCGCTACCGTGACCTGGTGTCGATCGGAGCGGTGTCCGCTTCAGCCTATGCAGCGATCAAGGCGACCGCCGATTCGGCCAAGGCCCAGCTCAACGCGGCCCAGGCCGAGGCCGATGTGGCAGCCAATGCGACGAGCTATTCGACCTTGGTGGCCGATGCCGATGGGGTGGTGGTCGACACCCTGGCCGAGCCCGGGCAGGTCGTCAGTGCGGGCCAGGTGGTGGTGCGCGTCGCCCATTCGGGCCAGCGCGAGGCGGTGATCCAGTTGCCCGAAACGCTGCGCCCGGCGCTGGGCTCGCCGGCGACGGTCGAGCGTTATGGCCAGCACCGCAGCGGTGCCAGCGCCTACCTGCGCCAGTTGTCCGATTCGGCGGACCGGCAGACCCGGACATTCGAGGCGCGCTACGTATTGGACGGCGCGCTGGCCAACGCAACCCTGGGTTCGACCATCACGGTGGCGATCGCCGATGGCCAGGCGGCCAACGGCAATGACGTGCAAGTACCCATCGCCGCCCTCCATGATGCCGGAAAAGGCCCGGGTGTCTGGGTCGTGGCCGGCGACCCGGGGCAGGTGACCTGGCGACCCGTCACGATCCAGGCCTTGAACAATGCCGAGACCGCTCGGGTGACAGGCGCGCTGCAGGCCGGTGAGCGCATCGTTGCGCTGGGTGCCCATCTTCTGAGCGAGGGGCAGCAGGTCAGGTCCGAGTCGCCCGTCAGCCTTCGCACGCCTGTGGCTGAGGTGGCTCGATGA
- a CDS encoding efflux RND transporter permease subunit: MSGFNLSALAVRERSITLFLILLISIGGLYAFFKLGRAEDPAFTIKQMTVITAWPGATAQEMQDQVVEKLEKRMQELRWYDRTETFTRPGLAFTTVYLLDSTPPSAVADEFYQARKKIHDEENGLPPGVIGPMVNDEYADVTFALYALKAKGEPQRRLVREAEGLRQRLLHVAGVKKVNIIGEQAERIYVELSYEHLATLGISARDIFNALNAQNLMTPAGSVEAKGPQVFIRLDGAFDDLQKIRDTPLVVQGRTLKLSDVAEVRRGYEDPATFLVRNNGEPALLLGVVMRDGWNGLDLGKALDAEATAINEQMPLGLTLTKVTDQAVNISASVNEFMVKFFAALGVVLLVCFLSMGWRVGIVVAAAVPLTLAAVFIVMAATGKDFDRITLGSLILALGLLVDDAIIAIEMMVVKMEEGYDRIKASAYAWSHTAAPMLSGTLVTAIGFMPNGFAKSTAGEYTANMFWIVGIALITSWVVAVVFTPYLGVRLLPSIKAPEGGHAAIYGTPRYQRFRRLLGGVIRRKGLVALSVVGLFVVAVLGMGVVKKQFFPTSDRPEVLVEVQMPYGTSIEQTDAATAKVEAWLAKQPEARIVTAYIGQGAPRFYLAMAPELPDPSFAKIVVLTASQEERDALKLRLRQAAADGLAPEARVRVTQLVFGPYSPFPVAFRVMGPDRAVLRDIAAQVREVMAASPMMRTVNTDMGERVPTLHLTLDQDRLQAFGLTSTDVAQQLQFLLTGAPVTQVREDIRSVQVIARSAGDTRLDPSQIGAFTLTGAQGQRVSLLQVGTVGTRMEDSLLRRRDRTPTITVRGDVAEGLQPPDVSNAVMAQLQPIIERLPPGYRIQMAGAVEESGKANKALLPLFPIMIALMLLTIIVQVRSMSAMLMVFATAPLGLIGVVPILLLFQQPFGINALVGLIALSGILMRNTLILIGQIHVNEQAGLSPYDAVVEATVQRARPVILTALAAMLAFIPLTHSVFWGTLAYTLIGGTFAGTVLTLIFLPAMYSLWFKIKPGPAHQPVLEAHAVSR, translated from the coding sequence ATGAGTGGCTTCAATCTGTCGGCACTGGCGGTGCGGGAGCGCTCGATCACGCTGTTCCTGATCCTGCTGATTTCCATCGGCGGGCTCTACGCTTTCTTCAAGCTTGGGCGTGCGGAAGACCCGGCATTCACCATCAAGCAGATGACCGTGATCACGGCCTGGCCCGGTGCGACGGCCCAGGAGATGCAGGATCAAGTCGTCGAGAAGCTGGAAAAGCGCATGCAGGAACTGCGCTGGTACGACCGCACCGAAACCTTCACCCGTCCGGGGCTGGCTTTCACCACCGTCTACCTGCTCGATAGCACACCGCCTTCGGCTGTCGCGGACGAGTTCTACCAGGCGCGCAAGAAGATTCATGATGAAGAGAACGGCTTGCCGCCGGGTGTGATCGGCCCGATGGTCAACGACGAGTATGCCGACGTCACCTTCGCCCTTTATGCCCTGAAGGCCAAGGGCGAACCGCAGCGCAGGCTGGTGCGGGAGGCCGAAGGCCTGCGCCAGCGCCTGCTGCATGTGGCGGGTGTCAAGAAGGTCAATATCATTGGCGAGCAGGCCGAGCGGATCTATGTCGAGCTGTCGTACGAGCACCTGGCGACGCTGGGTATCTCTGCCCGGGACATTTTCAACGCGCTCAATGCCCAGAACCTGATGACGCCGGCCGGTTCGGTGGAAGCGAAGGGGCCCCAGGTCTTCATCCGCCTGGACGGCGCATTCGATGACTTGCAGAAGATCCGCGATACGCCGCTGGTGGTGCAGGGCAGGACCCTGAAGCTGTCCGATGTGGCCGAAGTCCGGCGCGGTTATGAAGACCCCGCCACCTTCCTGGTACGCAATAACGGCGAGCCGGCCCTGCTGCTGGGCGTGGTCATGCGCGACGGCTGGAACGGCCTCGACCTGGGGAAGGCGCTCGATGCCGAGGCGACGGCCATCAATGAGCAGATGCCCTTGGGCCTGACGCTGACCAAGGTCACGGATCAGGCGGTCAACATCAGCGCGTCCGTCAATGAATTCATGGTCAAGTTCTTCGCCGCCCTGGGCGTGGTGCTGCTGGTGTGCTTCCTGAGCATGGGCTGGCGCGTGGGCATTGTCGTCGCGGCGGCGGTGCCGTTGACCCTCGCCGCGGTCTTCATCGTGATGGCTGCGACGGGCAAGGATTTCGACCGGATCACCCTGGGCTCGCTGATCCTGGCGTTGGGGCTGCTGGTGGACGACGCCATCATCGCCATCGAGATGATGGTGGTGAAAATGGAGGAGGGCTATGACCGGATCAAGGCCAGCGCCTATGCCTGGAGCCATACCGCGGCGCCCATGTTGTCGGGCACGCTGGTCACGGCGATCGGCTTCATGCCCAACGGTTTTGCCAAGTCCACGGCGGGTGAGTACACCGCCAACATGTTCTGGATCGTCGGCATTGCCCTGATCACCTCGTGGGTCGTCGCGGTGGTGTTCACGCCGTACCTGGGGGTCAGGCTGTTGCCTTCGATCAAGGCCCCGGAGGGCGGCCACGCCGCTATCTACGGTACGCCTCGTTACCAGCGTTTCAGGCGCCTGCTGGGTGGTGTCATTCGCCGCAAGGGCCTGGTCGCGTTATCCGTCGTCGGCCTGTTCGTCGTGGCGGTGCTGGGCATGGGGGTGGTGAAGAAGCAGTTCTTCCCGACCTCGGACCGGCCCGAGGTACTGGTGGAGGTGCAGATGCCCTACGGCACCTCGATCGAGCAGACCGATGCGGCCACGGCCAAGGTGGAGGCCTGGCTGGCGAAACAGCCGGAAGCGCGCATCGTCACGGCCTACATAGGACAGGGCGCACCGCGTTTCTATCTGGCGATGGCACCGGAACTGCCTGATCCTTCGTTCGCCAAAATCGTTGTCCTGACCGCCAGCCAGGAGGAGCGTGACGCGCTGAAGCTACGGCTTCGACAAGCGGCGGCCGACGGCCTGGCCCCTGAAGCCCGGGTTCGTGTGACCCAGTTGGTGTTCGGTCCTTATTCGCCGTTCCCGGTGGCCTTCCGGGTCATGGGCCCGGACCGCGCTGTGCTGCGCGATATCGCCGCGCAAGTGCGCGAAGTAATGGCCGCCAGCCCGATGATGAGAACCGTCAATACGGACATGGGCGAACGTGTCCCGACGTTGCACCTCACCCTGGACCAGGATCGCCTGCAGGCTTTCGGCCTGACTTCCACGGACGTTGCCCAGCAACTTCAGTTCCTGCTCACTGGCGCCCCCGTCACGCAGGTTCGCGAGGATATCCGTTCGGTCCAGGTGATCGCGCGTTCGGCAGGCGACACGCGCCTGGATCCGTCGCAGATCGGTGCCTTCACCTTGACCGGTGCCCAGGGCCAGCGAGTCTCGCTGTTGCAGGTCGGCACGGTGGGGACGCGCATGGAGGATTCGCTCCTGCGCCGCCGTGACCGTACGCCCACCATCACCGTGCGCGGCGACGTCGCCGAAGGGCTCCAGCCGCCGGATGTGTCCAATGCGGTCATGGCTCAGCTGCAACCGATCATCGAGCGACTGCCGCCCGGCTACCGGATCCAGATGGCCGGGGCTGTCGAGGAGTCGGGAAAGGCGAACAAGGCATTGCTGCCCCTGTTCCCGATCATGATCGCGCTGATGCTGCTGACCATCATCGTCCAGGTACGCTCGATGTCGGCCATGCTGATGGTGTTCGCCACCGCGCCCCTGGGGTTGATCGGCGTGGTGCCGATCCTGCTGCTGTTCCAGCAGCCGTTCGGCATCAACGCCCTGGTGGGCCTGATTGCGCTGTCGGGCATCCTGATGCGCAACACCCTGATCCTCATCGGCCAGATCCACGTGAACGAACAGGCCGGCCTGTCGCCTTACGACGCGGTGGTCGAAGCCACGGTGCAACGTGCGCGACCGGTGA